The window GATCAGGTTCGTATGGGCCAACACCGCCGGCCACAATGACCACAGCGATTCATAGGTCGCCTGGGCATCGGCCGCCTTGCTGCCCGTCAGCCCGCCGCTGCCGCGATAGGGCAGGCCGTAGCGCCGCGCCAGTTGCCCGCCGACCAGCGCCGCCCACGCTCCCTCCGGCGTGCCGAAGGCCGGGCTGCCGTTGCGCAGATCGATGTTGGTGGTGAAGCCGCCATAGATGACCGGCGCGCCCGGCCGCACCAGTTGGGTCAAGGCCACCCCGGCCAGCACCTCGGCATTCTGCTGGGCCAAGGCGGCGGCCATCGTCACCGGACTCATCGCCCCGGCCAGGATGAAGGGGGTGATGAACGTCACCTGTCCGGCGCGGGCATAGGTGATCAATCCGCCCAGCATCCGCTCATCATAGCGCAGCGGGCTGTTGACGTTGATCACGTCGCCGGTCACCGGGTCGCCGTCGAGCGCGCCATAGACCAATTGCATCATCGCCAGCGTGTCGGCGGTGATGACGCGGCCGTGGGCGCCTTCCATGACGACCTTGTCGGTCAGCGTCAGCCCGGCGCGGACGCGGTGCAGGTGGCGGACGTTGACCGGCACGTCCTGGGCCGTCACCTGCTCCCAGGCGGCGAAATGCAGGGCGTGGCAGGCTTGCGACAGCTTGAGGAGATTCGCATAGTCAGTTGATGAGCCGATTCGCCGCCCCCGGTCAAGGTCAGCCACGTAGACCATGCCGCCGCACGGGCTAAAGGCGATGCCGTCCCCACCGATAACCACGTCGTGGGCCGGGTGGCGCGCCCGCCAACGGAAAGACGACGGCGCGGACGACAACGCCGCCAGCACCAGCCCCCGGTCGAGCCAAACGTGGCGCGCCTTTCGATCTACTTTGGCCCCGGCCTGCTGCCAGATGTCGAGCGCCTCGTCGTCGAGGAAATCCACC is drawn from Candidatus Promineifilum breve and contains these coding sequences:
- a CDS encoding trimethylamine methyltransferase family protein, producing MSRQRPRLPRTMPKLPLLDMPFRNLRNPRPPYDWLDPDALERIHLASLDILENVGVDFLDDEALDIWQQAGAKVDRKARHVWLDRGLVLAALSSAPSSFRWRARHPAHDVVIGGDGIAFSPCGGMVYVADLDRGRRIGSSTDYANLLKLSQACHALHFAAWEQVTAQDVPVNVRHLHRVRAGLTLTDKVVMEGAHGRVITADTLAMMQLVYGALDGDPVTGDVINVNSPLRYDERMLGGLITYARAGQVTFITPFILAGAMSPVTMAAALAQQNAEVLAGVALTQLVRPGAPVIYGGFTTNIDLRNGSPAFGTPEGAWAALVGGQLARRYGLPYRGSGGLTGSKAADAQATYESLWSLWPAVLAHTNLIMHAAGWMDGGLTVSFEKFVIDLENLAMFRHFLEGFAVDEPSLALAAIAEVGPGGHHLGTSHTQERYRDAFYATSLSDRLGYETWALAGGEDAATRANRIWKEMLAHYEQPPLDASIAEALDDYVARRERELSGARLYE